Genomic segment of Panicum virgatum strain AP13 chromosome 2K, P.virgatum_v5, whole genome shotgun sequence:
ACCTTGGCCGATCCGTCGTGGAGGCCCATGACGAGGCGGAGCTTCTTCTCGCGGCGGCCAGAGCCGGATGCGGGCCCGTCatcgtcctcgtcgtcggcggaggcgggggTCCCGGCGGTTGGAGCGGCGCGCctggggctgctgctgctcctgcagctgctgctcGAGGCGGAGGCTGCGCTTCTGGAGGtcgagcagcgacgggcggcccttcttcttccggcgccgcggcggcggaggcgccgacaTCGCCGGGGACCGCCGCGACTGCTGCTTGCCCATTCCCGGcgttctttttgtttttttcctttgtttttttcttttgcccCCCAGTTTTGTGTGCGGGGGCGGGCGCCGTTGGCGTTGCGTGTTGGGGGGCGTGAGCTAGCAGCGGGGAGGTGGGTAGACTTTCCGgtgcgtttttttttttttttgaaacgttaAGATTGCATTTAGATCACAGACAAAGTACAGATATGGGGTAGAGGTCACCCCAATCGAAGTGTTCAAGCATCTGACTCACATTACATGGTGATGAATGACCTAAGGCTTGACATGAAAACAAACAGCTGTTTGGAACAGTAGTTCGCCTTGCTTTCTTTGCAAGTGTATCTGCTGTCATGTTCTCCTGTCTTCCAATTTTGATGACTGAAAATCGCCTTGTGCTTGCAAGTTCCTGAAACTCAGCAATAACCGGTCGTAGTGACCAGTGGCCAGGCTGGGTGCGAGGCGATCTTGCTTGAATCACAGAGGCCAATACTTGATTGTCGGTGAGTAATGTGGCAACCTGCAAATTGAGGGCAACCGCCAACTTGGCACCTAAAAGGAGAGCTCTAGCTTCAGCCTCCAAGGGTTCCAGGGTCCGGCGAATCGCAACCTGAAAAAAAGATGCAGAAGAAACATTTCGAGTGGATGCCAGCACGTGAGGAGTGTGTGCGCCTCAGCGCCTGCGGCTGCGAGGTGTGGAGTGGCCGGCTGACGTTGCTTGCGTGCGCGGCTGAACCGCGTGCACCCACCCAGAGAGTCGATCAGAAAAGAATTCAGAACCTGATGGCAACAATCACCCTGTTCGTTGgactggagctggtggctggagtggtgtgagagaaaaatattattggctAAAAGCTGGTGCTGAAATGATGtaagaggaaaatactgttgggtgggaggctgctggagctgccgaacagagtgaatgGACGTCACTCGATCAGAATCAACCGGCGTACTGGTGGCGCAAAATAGACAAGAATTCAAGAAGGGAGCACCAAGGCCACTTACCAGTGGAAGATGAACAGAGAAAGAAACGATATCTGGCGCATATTAGAGGAAAATGTCATAATTGCCTCTCAACACGGCACAAGGTGTCTGAATGCCGATACATCACTAAATGTTGGAAATGTTTGAAAGCGGGGCACAAGGCCCGAGCCTGTCCATCTTGGAGCAGCAATTTTATGAAGCCCACtagcgagcagcagcaggaacccACGACATCATATCCCAAGGCTACCACCATCGGTACTCCATCTCCCAGAGCTACCACCATTGGTTCGGCCGCTCGCACGGCCGGACGCTCCTACCTCCAAGCAACCAAGGGTGAGACGGCGACCATGGAGACCTACCCCGGCGACCCGCACGCTCACCCTGAGCTGGCTGTCTGCGCGATCTCCGCGACAGGCGCCATCAAACGCAAGAGGGAGTCCATCATCGGCAAGACGGCGGTTTGTTGGCTCAGCAGCAATAGCCACGAGTCGGAACCACACCACGTCGTCAATGCCCTCAACGAACAGCTCCGCATCAGCCGCCACGAAATCAAGGTTGTCAAGCACTACCCCGAGCAATATCTGGTCTTCTTCACCGACAGCCGGGCCTTCCAGCGCGCTGTGAACCACCATGGCGTCCGGAGCAGGGGTCGAACCTTCAACTTCGAGCCCTGGACAGAATGTCGCCACGCTGTGGAGAAGCAGCTTGAGTTCCGGGTGTGGCTACGCATCGAGGGGCTGCCGGCTCACGCCTGGTCGGAGGAAGTTGCAGGGAAGATCATCGGACAACACTGCGCCATCCACTACGTCGAGAGACACTCTCGCCGCCAAGACCGCACAAGAACTTACGACCTGTGGGCATGGTCGTCCAACCCCAGTAAGATTCCCAAAATCATTCTCCTCACCATCACTGACCCTGACAGGGAGCTTGCGTCTGGCGATGATGTTGAGCTTTTCCACGACCCACCCCGGGGCTACAAGGGCGCCTTTGACTACAAGCTGCACATCCATCTGGATGTGGTGGAGGATCTCTCCTTCTTTGGTGGGAGAGGTGGTGGCAACGGGCACAACAGAAAGCCAAGTCGCGAGTTCCTGTGGAACTATGGCATGTCGGACTACCTTGGTGAGCGGCGCTCCAACCAGCAGCACGACAAACTACGCCGGGCGCGACTACCACCCTCGCCGCGATAGAGACGACCACGACGACAACTTGAACCACGGGGTGCGGCGTCACAGGAGCCAGTCATCGTGGGGAAGAACGACCCGCTGCCGTGGGGTGGTGGAGGACTGCTATAGCTCCTCCCGCTTTCAGGGTGGCAACCACGGGCACCGTAGCAGGGCGATGGCACTTGGGGGAAGTTAGCTCACCTGGCGCAAGAAGGctaactttggcaagagagtcACCTTTGCCAACCCACTGTGCCAGATCATGGGTGAGTACTCACATCAGAATGATTTATCCCTCAACCAAGTTGTTACTGTATCAACCATACCACCCAACGAGACAAACTGGTACGATCCCATGATAGACGAGTTGTTCATTCCTCCATGCTATTCAGGCCATCCATCCAAGGAGGAGCGCATAAAGAACATGCTGGTTTCGGCTCCAGGCTGGGCTCCGGTCGCTTCACCAACACACCTTGGCGGTACAGCAGAGGAGGGTCTGCAGCATGACCGCATCGAGACAGTGCAGGTTAGCTACATGCATGCTTTCCCGTCTAATCCCATTCCACACACAACCATTTCGGAGAATGGAGAGAGGGAGCTAGAGCACACGACAACAACACCCGGAGAAAACTCTAATAACTGTAATCTTCAGCCCTCACCAGTTTCTCCACAGCAGCCAACCGAATCTCCCCAGCAAATAGATGCATGTACTAGCCCAACTGAACAGGAACTGAGCTCTGAGCATTTCTCATTTGAGCAATCCCCATATAACTTAGACACAGAGGGATTGCATGCGAACATACAGAACCAGCATGCTAGTGGCCAACAAACCGTAACCCAGCTTGGTGCAAACAAGCCTGCTCAAGAACCGGGGGTGGCGGTACAAGACACAATCGATGATTTGGCATCTTTTATCGACTTCATTTCCTGCACACCCCCAACACCAATTCTGAACACGCCCCCACCAGCCAACCCTTTACCCCAGCCTGAAACACATACAGAGACAAACACAGCACAACGGAAGAGTACTCGCCTAGCTATCAAAGCAAAGCTTCACCCAGGAAAAGACAGTGTCCAATTAGCACAAAGAGTGTTGATCAACAAGTTAGGGGAATTATCCCCTGGCGTGAAGGAACAAGCTAGCTCTAACTCTGATTTCAATAAACTTGCGCAGCATCTCCCACAGCCCCTGACGGGCGCAAAGATGGAAGCAATCAAGACATTGGTGGAGATAGGGAACCAGCCCAGGAACAAGAGGAAAAGCAGGGTCCTGCCAATGCCGggaacagcagcagcggcgcagGAAGCCTGATGGACGGTGATGGGCTTCCCCCATCAGTTATCGTAGTTGTCTTTGTGTTTCTTCCATGTTAGGCCAGACAGTTAAGAACTTATTTTGGTTTGTACTACTTATTCGGCCGGCAAATTTGGCCTTGCGGCTTCAGCGATGTTCTGGCCGGGTGGTGCCCGACATCGACGCTCACGAAACACGCCGAACCAGCAGCTCAACATTTCCGTAGATTTATAATTGGCTCTAATGCCCAGCAAGGAAGTCCTAGTCAGCAGCCTGAACTTTGCATTCACTCTCCAAGTGCAAGTTGTCAATGTTTTGTTTATGTCACAGAAAAATTGTAATATCCTGTGTTGGAATGTTCGAGGGCTCAATGCGGCAGCACGGAGAGCGAGTGTTCGAAACACGGTTCAATCGTCAGGAGCAACCGTTGTTTGCTTTCAAGAAACAAAAATTGCTCACTGGACGACATGACTAATAATGGAAACCCTTGGCCAAGATTTTGCGACAAATTACGTGACACTGCCGGCAGATGGTACTAGAGGAGGCATTCTCATTGCTGCGTCAGACAAACATTTCAGCCTACAGGCCACGCACAACACTAATCACACAGTGTCCGCCACCATCACTATGAAAGCTGATGATAGATCTTGGACACTGACAGGGGTGTATGGACCGCAAAGTGACCAGGAAAAACTTTTGTTCCTTGATGAACTCAAAAGCTTAAAAGACCAAGTGCTGGAGAGGTGGCTTATAATTGGAGATTTCAATCTCATCTACAAGGCGGAAGACAAAAGTAATGACAGGTTAGACAGACGCATGATGAACAAGTTTAAGCAAGTGCTAGATGAGAACCAGCTAATGGAAATTGATTTACGAGGAAGGCGTTTCACTTGGAGTAACGAACAAGACAATCCGACGTTTACAAGGATAGACCGTTTCTTTGGTACACCCGAATGGCTCACCATTTTCCCAAACATCGACTTACATGCACTTCCTACCATGGGATCAGATCACTGCCCATTGTTGTTAGTAGGGGATGTCGCCAGAAAACACTACAGGGGTTTCCGCTTTGAGTCGTTTTGGGTAACGATGCCGGGTTTTATGGAAACCATTCAGGAAGTGTGGAGCTAACCAGTAAACACACAAGATACCATACTACGAATCCACGTCAAACTCATCAGAGTGGCAAAGGCTCTTAGATTATGGAAACGACAGAATTTGGGCAACCTTGCTCTATGTTTAGCCATAGCAAACGAGGTCTTGCTTTTCCTCGACACAGCACAGgaactgtcgggtaccacgattagggataccctaatcggggtactaagatcaccctaaaaacgcaaacacatattaggtaactgggcccacgaaggcctacggcctccttccaacctggaagaaagaaaaggactcaaagaagcccagcacgtGGCCCATTCGcgcccccctcggacccgcggggtaatctccgcctcgctcgagggctcccatcgagaccctcgactgcaccccgcatctccgcctcactcgagggtagcgaacctaccctcgagcggacaaaacatctccgcctcgctcgagggtagcggacctaccctcgagcggggcgaatcatctccgcctcactcgaggccaCCCGTCGACGTAAAGGACAAAcgacccttccgctcacccgcccgtcatacggaggcattaaaggccaaccactcctccatagCGCCCAGGACTGACGACGTCAGGCCGCCATCCCCCACAgtagctgtgaccggagtcccgtccgccaactccggtcactgctccgccatcccggacgctatggcagcactgtgggagcctgcga
This window contains:
- the LOC120686202 gene encoding uncharacterized protein LOC120686202 isoform X1 codes for the protein MKPTSEQQQEPTTSYPKATTIGTPSPRATTIGSAARTAGRSYLQATKGETATMETYPGDPHAHPELAVCAISATGAIKRKRESIIGKTAVCWLSSNSHESEPHHVVNALNEQLRISRHEIKVVKHYPEQYLVFFTDSRAFQRAVNHHGVRSRGRTFNFEPWTECRHAVEKQLEFRVWLRIEGLPAHAWSEEVAGKIIGQHCAIHYVERHSRRQDRTRTYDLWAWSSNPSKIPKIILLTITDPDRELASGDDVELFHDPPRGYKGAFDYKLHIHLDVVEDLSFFGGRGGGNGHNRKPSREFLWNYGMSDYLGERRSNQQHDKLRRARLPPSPR
- the LOC120686202 gene encoding uncharacterized protein LOC120686202 isoform X2, which codes for MGHPSKEERIKNMLVSAPGWAPVASPTHLGGTAEEGLQHDRIETVQHLPQPLTGAKMEAIKTLVEIGNQPRNKRKSRVLPMPGTAAAAQEA